Genomic DNA from Niabella ginsenosidivorans:
AAAGAAGTGCCCAGTGATGTAAAGATTTTTTTGCTGTTCAATAAGCTGAGCACACATAAAAAGATCATTTACGATGCTTTTGTAAAAACCCTGGGCTCCAAGGCGGTCATTGATTTTTATATCTATAACAATGACTTCAATTTGTTTAAAAAACTGATCTCGAATATTGAAAAAAAATATACGCACTTTGTTATTATAACCCATTTTATAGACGGGGGAGAAGGCGCGGCGGAAATCATCAACGCATTGCCTAGGGAAAAGCTGATCCTGTTAGACAAATTGGTACCCGGGGTAACAGGGGAGTTCAGCGCTGTGTATGAAAATTTTGAGGAAGATATCTACCGGTCGCTTCAGCAGGCGCTGGAACGGCTGAAGCATTATACCACATTAAAGATCATTGAGCCGGAATATTCTTATTTCCCTTTAGAGATTACCAAGGGGTTCAGGCAGTTTTGTGAAGAGCATGGATTTAATGCCAAAGTGGTGCATCATATAGAAAAGGAAGTGATCGGCAGGGGGGAAGCCTATATTTGCCTCATGGAGGATGACCTGGTGACACTGATTGATAAAATACTGGCAACAAAATTAACCATAGGAAAGGATGTGGGAGTGATCAGTTACAACGAAACGCCTTTAAAGCGGCTGATCCTGCAGGGCATTACTACTTTTTCTACTGATTTTGCTGCAATGGGAGAGGAGGCTGCCCGGATCATATTAAGTGGCGAAAAAAAGAAGGTTCCTGTACCTTTTTATCTTCAACTGCGGCCATCCCTTTAATTTTGCCTGTATGGAAGTGATTTCTGCTACTTATTTAAAAAGCAGTGCCGAGCAGGCGCAATGCCCTGTTGCCGACCGGCCGGAATATGCATTTATAGGAAGAAGCAATGTGGGCAAATCATCCCTCATTAATATGCTTTGTAATAAAAAAGGGCTGGCGAAAACCTCTGCTGCACCGGGAAAAACGCAGCTGATCAACCATTTTGAAGTGATAACAGGTGTAAGAAATAAAGTGGGGCATATGGAAAAATCGTCCTGGTTCCTGGTAGACCTTCCGGGGTACGGGTATGCAAAGGTTTCACAAAAGCAACGTAAGAACTGGTCGGCCATGATTGAAAAATACATTCTCAAAAGGAAAAACCTGGTCAATATGTTCGTACTGATCGACAGCCGGCATGAACCACAGCCGATCGACATTGAATTCATCAATCAGTTGGGCGAATGGCGTGTGCCTTTTGCGCTGGTGTTTACAAAGGCGGATAAAAACAAACCGGCAGCAACGGTAAGAAATGTAGACGCTTTTTTAAACGGGTTGAAAGAAAGCTGGGAAGAACTGCCGGTTCATTTTGTTACTTCTGCAATTGATAAGCGGGGAAGGGGAGCAGTGCTGGATTATATTGCTGCCCTTAACGGGCAATTGCAATAGAGCGCTTCAGTACCTGTCGTTTCAAAGCAAAACTTTATAATTAAAGCGGTAAAAGATGGGGCCTGAACAAAAACTGATGTCAGCCTGTCCCGGTATCTACCTTATCGTGCAGACACAAATATTTTCTTTAAAACGATGATACAGGAAGCAATATGATAATCAGAAACAGCAGAAGCTTATATCACGCCGCGCTGCGGCTCTGCGGTTATTTTGAATGGAATCTGTAAATAGTGTCGGTGCGCTGCACCTTTACCATACGCTATGGGGAAAGCATAGCTGCAGAGCAGCCAAAATATTCGTAGCAGCAAAATAACCAAAGCCCCGAAAGGCGCGTAACGCCGTAATAATAAAAATGTGGTTGAGAGGGCACGGCCAACGCAGCATATAGAGGCGGTTAATGATATATGTTGTAAGTTGTTGGAAATGCATCTGCATACGGAACGTCATTCCGGCCGGATGGAGCGGAGCGGAATGAGCGGAGGAATCTCTGCAAAGTTAGAGACCCCTCGGTTTCGCTGTGCTTCATCCGGGGAAGGATTGCATTTCTTTTTAGAAGACCGAAAGCGTCATGGCTCCATTGCTAAAAACTCAATATAACAATCAGGTGGTCTTTTAGCCATCCTGGGCCGGTAATTACAGCTTGTCCAGCAGCTCGATCACTTTTTCTTTTTTCAGAATAAAATATCCCAGCCTGTCCTTACTGATGCCCTCCTTTAGCTGGTAGCTGAAGGAAAGCGTGTCTTCTGTTACGGTGGTTTCAAAATGCCTGAAGGTAATGGAGCTTTCCTCTTCAAGGTCTTCTCCTATCTCATACAGGTGGGTGGAAAGCACAAATAAAGAGGTCTTTACCTTTAACAGCCCTTTAATAACAGCAAGCGAGCAGCGCATTGCATCCTGAACATTGGTGCCTTTAAACAATTCATCAATCAGCACCAGCCATTTTTGCCCGTTGCTTATTTTTTCAACCGTATTTTTTATACGTTGTACCTCGTTAAAGAAATAGCTTTCCCCTTTTACAATATTGTCCACCACATTAATGTTGCTGATGAGCCCGTCAAATAAGGTCAGGCGCATAGATTGGGCCGGAACGCCCATGCCAATGTGGGCCAGGAACACGGATGCACCAACGGATTTGATCAGCGTGCTTTTACCCGCCATATTAGCGCCGGTTAAGAACAGGAAATTGTTTTCCTGTGTAATATCCAGGTTATAAGGCACTGGGTTTTGCAACAGGATGTGATAAAGCCCTTCCGCTTCGATCATGGGCATTTGCTGGTCAACAAAAACCGGAAAGGAAAGCTGATAGTGCTTTACGGCCATAGCCATCGAATACCAGGCGTCCAGACGGGAATAAATATCCATTAATTCCTCTACCTCTCTTTTATGTATCAGCCGCAACTGGCCTGCATAGTAAACATTACTGCTGAGCGGGATCGTTTGCTCTTTATGCAACTCCGATAATTGACGGAATGCTTCTATTTTCAATAACTGGTCAATACGATTCAGGTGTATCTTAAAAGTGGCAGGAAGCGGAACATCCCGCAGCAGATCTGCAATTTTGCGGATGCTTCTGAAAAAATCACTGAAATGGCTGATGGAAAAACGTGCCATTGTATAATCTGCGTGATGGAATATCCGGTAAATAATAGCATCTACCGCATTCGGATTATTACCTATTTTATCCAGCGCATAATCCAGGAACCGGTCCATTACCAGGATCGTTCCATTGGTAATATCCTCCGGCCATTCATCCACATGCAGGATCAACTGCTTCAGGATATTCTGGGTGCCTGTAATTTTGGTAATGTCGCTGAAGGGGGTTGAAAAGTAGTGGCGCAGCCATTCCCTGCCTCCGAATGTACGTGTAAAATTGAGCTTATGAAAAATGGAATATTCCTCCTCCTCGTGAAAAATAGCAATATCATTAAAAGAAATATGGTCGATCTGCATAAGAAAAGTTTGACAGACCTGTGAGGTTTTAAAAACCTCACAGGTCTTTACTTCCTGTCAAATAATAATCGCTGTCCCTTTATAGACTCATCCCACTGCCCGTTTCCATAAACCAGGTTCCCATTAACAAAAGTATGGGTAACGCTTGCAGGAAAAAGGAATGGTGTACCGCTGCCATCGGCATGTTCAAAGGGGCTCCATTGGCACTTGTACAGGATATTGTTCTTTGTTGCCCGGAAGGGCCGGTGCCTGTCAACGATCACCAGATCGGCATGGTATCCCTCCCGTATATAGCCGCGTTCTTTTATCTGGAAACAGTCTGCCACGGCGTGGCTCATTTTCTCAGCCACTTTTTCAATGGTAATGTAGCCCTGTTGTACATAATACAGCATGAGCGGTAAAGAGTGCTGCACCAGGGGAACGCCGGCATGTGCTTTCAGATAAGGCTCGTTTTTTTCTTCCCAGGTATGTGGCGCATGATCGGTAGCAATCACATCCAAACGGTCGTCCAGTAAAGCCTTCCACAATGCTTCGCGGTTATGAGGAGCCTTGATGGCGGGGTTGCATTTTATTAAATTGCCCTGCACCGGGTAGTCGGCTGCTGTAAAATGCAGGTGATGCACACATACTTCAGCAGTGATCTTTTTGTCTTTTAAAGGAAGCATATTGGTAAATAGCTGCAGCTCTTTTTCGGTGCTGATATGCAG
This window encodes:
- a CDS encoding GntR family transcriptional regulator; translation: MNILNYIELDVLSATPKYRQLAQSIINAIEAGEVKKDEILPSINELSYEFDISRDTAEKAYRHLKKLGILGSVPGKGYYVKTKEVPSDVKIFLLFNKLSTHKKIIYDAFVKTLGSKAVIDFYIYNNDFNLFKKLISNIEKKYTHFVIITHFIDGGEGAAEIINALPREKLILLDKLVPGVTGEFSAVYENFEEDIYRSLQQALERLKHYTTLKIIEPEYSYFPLEITKGFRQFCEEHGFNAKVVHHIEKEVIGRGEAYICLMEDDLVTLIDKILATKLTIGKDVGVISYNETPLKRLILQGITTFSTDFAAMGEEAARIILSGEKKKVPVPFYLQLRPSL
- the yihA gene encoding ribosome biogenesis GTP-binding protein YihA/YsxC produces the protein MEVISATYLKSSAEQAQCPVADRPEYAFIGRSNVGKSSLINMLCNKKGLAKTSAAPGKTQLINHFEVITGVRNKVGHMEKSSWFLVDLPGYGYAKVSQKQRKNWSAMIEKYILKRKNLVNMFVLIDSRHEPQPIDIEFINQLGEWRVPFALVFTKADKNKPAATVRNVDAFLNGLKESWEELPVHFVTSAIDKRGRGAVLDYIAALNGQLQ
- a CDS encoding MutS-related protein, translating into MQIDHISFNDIAIFHEEEEYSIFHKLNFTRTFGGREWLRHYFSTPFSDITKITGTQNILKQLILHVDEWPEDITNGTILVMDRFLDYALDKIGNNPNAVDAIIYRIFHHADYTMARFSISHFSDFFRSIRKIADLLRDVPLPATFKIHLNRIDQLLKIEAFRQLSELHKEQTIPLSSNVYYAGQLRLIHKREVEELMDIYSRLDAWYSMAMAVKHYQLSFPVFVDQQMPMIEAEGLYHILLQNPVPYNLDITQENNFLFLTGANMAGKSTLIKSVGASVFLAHIGMGVPAQSMRLTLFDGLISNINVVDNIVKGESYFFNEVQRIKNTVEKISNGQKWLVLIDELFKGTNVQDAMRCSLAVIKGLLKVKTSLFVLSTHLYEIGEDLEEESSITFRHFETTVTEDTLSFSYQLKEGISKDRLGYFILKKEKVIELLDKL